A single region of the Ignavibacteriota bacterium genome encodes:
- a CDS encoding GIY-YIG nuclease family protein codes for MFTVYVLKSLKDGKNYTGYTVDIERRLKEHNGGKTESTKRRRPFVLIYTEEYVTEDDAKQRERYLTSGKGREELKNILTGAVPKW; via the coding sequence ATGTTTACAGTTTATGTTCTGAAAAGTTTGAAGGATGGAAAGAATTATACAGGTTATACGGTTGATATCGAAAGACGGTTAAAGGAACATAACGGCGGTAAAACAGAATCAACTAAACGAAGACGTCCGTTTGTTTTGATTTATACTGAAGAATATGTGACAGAGGACGATGCAAAACAACGGGAGAGATATTTAACAAGTGGAAAGGGGAGAGAAGAATTGAAGAATATTTTGACTGGTGCCGTACCCAAGTGGTAA
- a CDS encoding class IV adenylate cyclase, translating to MPKNLEVKAKIQSIEAAESMACSLQAKFICKMKQVDTYFNVNQGRLKLREIDDKEAELIFYHRPESENQRMSDFKVIHLVEWQELKEALTLSLGVKERVEKYRTLFMFDSTRIHFDEVTGLGMFIEFEVPVSDSPEQAKRTMNYLVQSFRIKDEDYFKHSYSDLLLERR from the coding sequence GTGCCGAAGAATTTAGAAGTCAAAGCAAAGATACAAAGCATTGAAGCGGCGGAATCAATGGCATGCTCGCTTCAAGCGAAGTTTATTTGTAAGATGAAACAGGTTGACACGTATTTCAATGTCAATCAAGGGAGATTGAAACTGCGAGAGATTGATGATAAAGAAGCAGAATTGATTTTCTATCACCGTCCTGAATCTGAAAATCAGAGGATGAGTGATTTCAAAGTGATTCATCTTGTCGAATGGCAAGAGTTGAAAGAGGCTTTGACGCTATCGCTTGGAGTCAAAGAGCGAGTTGAAAAGTACAGGACGTTGTTCATGTTTGATTCGACAAGGATTCATTTCGATGAAGTAACAGGATTGGGGATGTTTATTGAGTTTGAAGTACCTGTTAGCGATTCGCCTGAACAGGCAAAGCGAACAATGAACTACTTGGTTCAAAGTTTTAGAATCAAAGATGAGGATTATTTCAAACACTCTTATTCCGATTTGTTATTGGAGAGGAGGTAA
- the greA gene encoding transcription elongation factor GreA yields the protein MNESNKNNGYVYLTKERLRELERELQELKTKGRSELSQKIGEARSHGDLSENAEYDAAKEEQGLLELRISKMENTLARTRIIESKDLPNDKVYILSNVRLKDLRFGDEVTYLLVAPEEADFDANKISVTSPIGKGLMGKVKGDKVKITVPAGFLEYEILDITR from the coding sequence ATGAATGAATCAAATAAAAATAACGGGTACGTGTATTTAACGAAAGAGCGACTTCGTGAACTCGAACGTGAGTTGCAAGAACTCAAAACAAAAGGGCGCTCTGAATTGTCTCAAAAAATCGGTGAGGCACGAAGCCATGGCGACCTTTCTGAAAATGCAGAATACGATGCGGCGAAAGAAGAACAAGGTCTGTTAGAACTCCGTATTTCCAAGATGGAAAATACGTTGGCGCGTACGCGAATTATTGAGAGTAAAGATCTTCCGAATGATAAAGTATATATTCTCTCAAATGTCCGGCTTAAAGATTTACGTTTCGGTGACGAAGTTACATACTTACTCGTAGCACCCGAAGAAGCAGATTTTGATGCGAATAAAATTTCTGTCACATCACCAATCGGCAAAGGATTGATGGGAAAAGTAAAAGGAGACAAAGTAAAAATTACCGTTCCTGCCGGTTTTCTTGAATATGAAATTTTAGATATTACGAGATAA
- a CDS encoding bifunctional 3,4-dihydroxy-2-butanone-4-phosphate synthase/GTP cyclohydrolase II, with protein sequence MAHDKTKLSTIEEGIADLQAGKIVIVVDDEDRENEGDMIVAAEKCTPQIMNFIIKKAGGIVCAALTTQRAKELNLELMVETNTALHETPFTVSVDYIHGTSTGVSAPDRNATVKALIDSKTKPSDLARPGHIFPLRAMEGGVLRRAGHTEAVVDLCKFAGLYPSGVLCEILNEDGSMARLPELTELAQKHSLKIISVRNLIEYRMQREKLVQRIVSTTLPTQYGDFEINLYKSETDNHEHIALVRGEISPSKPTLVRVHSECLTGDVFSSIRCDCHDQLNAAMKLVAKEGTGVILYMRQEGRGIGLSNKLKAYKLQDEGLDTVEANEKLGFRPDLRDYGIGAQILRDLGVAKMRLMTNNPKKVVGLHGYGLEIVERVPLEMEASDSNEKYLKTKRDKLGHLILVDKKKASGT encoded by the coding sequence ATGGCTCACGATAAAACAAAACTCAGCACGATTGAAGAAGGCATCGCCGATTTACAGGCGGGAAAAATCGTCATCGTCGTTGATGATGAAGACCGCGAAAACGAAGGCGACATGATTGTCGCGGCGGAAAAATGTACACCGCAAATCATGAACTTCATCATCAAAAAAGCGGGCGGAATTGTCTGCGCTGCGCTCACGACTCAACGTGCGAAGGAATTGAATCTTGAGTTAATGGTTGAAACAAACACTGCGCTTCATGAAACGCCGTTTACTGTTTCGGTGGATTATATTCACGGAACGTCCACAGGAGTTTCCGCCCCCGACCGAAATGCAACGGTGAAAGCGCTGATTGACTCAAAGACGAAACCAAGTGACCTTGCTCGTCCCGGACATATCTTTCCGTTGCGTGCTATGGAAGGCGGAGTTCTTCGTCGCGCCGGACACACGGAAGCAGTAGTGGATTTGTGCAAGTTTGCAGGATTGTATCCATCAGGTGTATTGTGTGAAATTTTGAATGAAGATGGTTCAATGGCTCGTTTGCCTGAATTGACTGAACTCGCTCAGAAACATTCACTAAAAATTATCAGCGTTCGAAACTTGATTGAATACAGGATGCAACGCGAGAAATTAGTTCAACGCATTGTTTCGACGACATTGCCAACGCAGTATGGTGACTTTGAAATCAATCTTTACAAAAGCGAAACGGACAACCACGAACACATCGCACTTGTACGTGGAGAAATATCGCCCTCCAAACCTACTCTCGTTCGCGTACACTCGGAGTGTCTGACAGGAGATGTGTTCAGTTCTATTCGATGCGATTGCCACGACCAACTTAACGCGGCGATGAAACTTGTTGCAAAAGAAGGAACCGGAGTTATACTCTACATGCGACAGGAAGGACGCGGTATTGGATTATCAAACAAACTCAAAGCATACAAACTGCAAGACGAGGGACTCGATACGGTTGAAGCAAATGAGAAACTCGGCTTCCGACCTGACTTGCGCGATTATGGAATCGGCGCGCAAATACTTCGTGACCTTGGTGTTGCCAAAATGCGTCTCATGACCAACAATCCGAAAAAAGTTGTCGGGTTGCATGGCTACGGTTTGGAAATCGTTGAACGTGTTCCATTGGAGATGGAAGCAAGCGATTCAAACGAAAAATATCTCAAAACAAAACGGGACAAACTCGGGCACCTAATTCTTGTTGACAAGAAAAAAGCATCCGGCACTTGA
- the yajC gene encoding preprotein translocase subunit YajC, protein MAPSGDGGGGSMISTLVMFSLIIFIFYFMIIRPQQKRAKERQQLLDGVKKGDKIVTVGGLHGTVIGVEEKTLLIQVADDVKLKFEKTAVQTIDRPSEEKVGKTS, encoded by the coding sequence ATGGCGCCTTCCGGTGATGGTGGCGGTGGAAGCATGATTAGCACGCTTGTCATGTTTTCGCTCATCATTTTTATTTTTTATTTCATGATTATTCGTCCGCAACAGAAGCGAGCAAAGGAACGTCAGCAACTTTTGGACGGAGTGAAGAAGGGTGATAAGATTGTCACCGTTGGCGGTCTTCACGGAACAGTCATTGGCGTCGAAGAAAAAACATTACTCATTCAGGTTGCTGATGACGTAAAGTTAAAGTTTGAAAAAACAGCAGTTCAAACAATTGACCGACCATCGGAAGAGAAAGTAGGAAAAACGAGCTAA
- the tgt gene encoding tRNA guanosine(34) transglycosylase Tgt — translation MQFLLDKTDGPARLGRVFTDHGVFHTPAFMPVGTQGTVKAIQPRELEEIGAEIILGNTYHLYLRPGTEILEQAGGLHTFNGWKKPILTDSGGFQVFSLSELRKISEEGVQFRSHLDGSTHFFTPENVVDTQRSIGSDIMMVLDECTPYPSTFEYAKRSGELTLRWAERCLNRFRETEGLYGYTQALFGIVQGSTFPELRKFSANGLINLEFDGYAIGGLAVGEPAEAMYEMISVCTEILPENKPRYLMGVGTPENLIEAIERGVDMFDCVMPTRNGRNAMLFTSHGNLNITNAQFKNDFEPVDAQCGCYTCKNFSRAYVRHLFQAKEILGLQLATIHNLAFYQTLMREARQAIACGEFAQWKKQRLFNQQEVTEYI, via the coding sequence ATGCAATTTCTCTTAGATAAAACCGACGGTCCCGCTCGTCTCGGAAGAGTTTTCACCGACCACGGAGTTTTTCATACGCCTGCGTTTATGCCGGTTGGAACTCAAGGAACGGTAAAAGCAATTCAACCGAGAGAGTTAGAAGAAATCGGCGCTGAAATTATTCTTGGTAACACGTACCATTTGTATCTTCGCCCGGGAACCGAGATATTGGAGCAGGCGGGCGGATTGCATACATTCAACGGTTGGAAAAAGCCAATCCTGACAGACAGCGGCGGATTTCAGGTGTTTAGTCTTTCGGAGTTACGGAAGATTTCGGAAGAGGGTGTTCAGTTCCGTTCGCATCTTGATGGCTCGACGCATTTCTTCACGCCGGAAAATGTAGTGGATACACAGCGAAGCATCGGCTCCGACATTATGATGGTGCTGGATGAATGTACGCCGTATCCTTCGACATTTGAATATGCAAAACGCTCCGGCGAGTTGACGTTGCGATGGGCTGAACGATGCCTGAACCGTTTTCGTGAGACAGAAGGCTTGTACGGCTACACACAGGCGTTGTTTGGAATTGTTCAGGGAAGTACGTTTCCTGAATTGCGAAAATTTTCTGCCAACGGTTTGATAAATTTGGAGTTTGATGGTTATGCGATTGGCGGGCTTGCAGTCGGTGAGCCGGCTGAAGCAATGTATGAAATGATTTCGGTTTGCACGGAAATTTTGCCTGAAAACAAACCGCGATATTTGATGGGTGTCGGAACGCCGGAAAATCTGATTGAAGCAATCGAGCGTGGTGTTGATATGTTCGATTGTGTGATGCCGACTCGAAACGGGCGCAACGCGATGTTGTTTACGTCGCATGGAAATCTGAACATCACGAACGCTCAGTTCAAAAACGATTTTGAACCGGTTGATGCGCAATGTGGTTGTTACACATGTAAGAATTTCAGTCGGGCGTATGTGCGTCATCTGTTTCAGGCGAAAGAAATTTTAGGATTACAACTTGCAACGATTCACAATCTGGCTTTTTATCAAACATTGATGAGAGAAGCAAGGCAGGCGATTGCTTGTGGTGAGTTTGCGCAATGGAAGAAACAACGATTATTTAATCAACAAGAAGTAACAGAATACATTTAA
- the vanZ gene encoding VanZ family protein has protein sequence MSGFIRSHFFRYRFPAFVWAIIIFIASSIPSVRLPKLELISVDKLLHIGIFFVLGVLVFRAFESNKQEPMKTWKRVVLSSLLTISYGVADEVHQSFVPGRHLDKYDMLADAIGAIVAVGISYFFMKRRHKKLVAN, from the coding sequence CTGAGCGGTTTCATTCGTTCACACTTTTTTCGCTATCGTTTTCCGGCGTTCGTCTGGGCAATCATTATTTTTATAGCATCCTCAATTCCATCAGTTCGGTTGCCAAAGTTGGAGTTGATTTCCGTTGACAAGTTGTTGCATATCGGAATCTTTTTCGTTCTCGGAGTTTTGGTCTTTCGTGCTTTTGAATCAAACAAACAAGAACCGATGAAAACGTGGAAGCGAGTTGTATTATCTTCCTTGCTCACAATCAGTTACGGCGTTGCAGATGAAGTTCATCAGAGTTTCGTTCCCGGAAGACATTTGGATAAATACGATATGCTTGCCGATGCAATTGGCGCGATTGTGGCTGTTGGAATTTCTTACTTTTTCATGAAGAGACGCCATAAGAAACTTGTGGCGAATTGA